The Rhodothermaceae bacterium genome includes a region encoding these proteins:
- the lysS gene encoding lysine--tRNA ligase: MTDSSQPRQFSDQEQVRRQSREALEASGINPYPYAWPVSDHVAPVVEGFDETAPTKVVFMAGRLMSRRIMGKASFFDLQDATGRMQVYVRRDDMPDGFYNEIFKRHIHIGDIVGVEGHVFRTRMGEVTVHASKLELLAKALRPLPIVKEQEGTVFDEVTEKEFRYRQRYVDLTVNPHVREVFVQRARMITAIRKFLDEQGFIEVETPVLQPVYGGASARPFKTHHNALDMPLYMRIADELYLKRCIAGGFDGVYEIAKDFRNEGLSRFHNPEFTMLELYVAFKDYVWMMDLVEELIESVATTLHGSTRVQWGEEEISFERPWPRIPFFEAIEKKTGHNLYQQSRDTILEVADSLDIETSSSMGIGKLLDEIFGAAVEPDLIQPAFITDYPLELSPLAKRHRSQEGLVERFEMFAGGKELCNAFSELNDPDDQRRRFEEQLRLRKGGDLEAMQMDHDYLRALEYGMPPNAGLGVGVDRLAMLMTNQRSIRDVILFPLMRPD, encoded by the coding sequence ATGACAGATAGTTCTCAACCACGCCAGTTTTCAGATCAGGAGCAGGTGCGTCGGCAGTCAAGGGAGGCCCTAGAAGCCAGCGGAATCAATCCGTACCCGTATGCATGGCCGGTGAGTGACCATGTTGCTCCTGTAGTGGAGGGATTCGATGAAACTGCTCCCACGAAAGTCGTGTTCATGGCAGGTCGCCTGATGAGTCGGCGGATCATGGGAAAAGCATCCTTTTTTGATCTCCAGGATGCAACAGGACGAATGCAGGTCTATGTTCGAAGGGACGACATGCCAGACGGGTTCTATAACGAGATCTTCAAACGTCATATTCATATTGGTGACATTGTTGGGGTTGAAGGGCACGTATTTCGGACACGCATGGGTGAGGTTACCGTGCATGCATCGAAGCTAGAACTTCTCGCCAAGGCACTGCGCCCGCTTCCCATCGTCAAAGAGCAGGAAGGGACTGTATTTGATGAGGTCACCGAAAAGGAATTTCGGTACCGGCAGCGCTACGTAGACTTAACTGTCAATCCACATGTACGGGAAGTCTTCGTCCAGCGCGCACGAATGATTACAGCTATTCGAAAGTTTCTTGATGAGCAAGGCTTCATCGAAGTTGAAACTCCCGTTTTGCAACCAGTCTACGGTGGAGCATCTGCACGGCCGTTTAAGACGCATCATAATGCGCTGGACATGCCACTCTACATGCGCATTGCCGACGAGTTGTACCTGAAACGGTGTATCGCTGGCGGGTTTGATGGGGTCTATGAGATTGCCAAAGACTTCAGGAATGAGGGTTTGAGTCGATTCCACAACCCAGAGTTTACCATGCTGGAGTTATATGTCGCGTTCAAGGATTACGTTTGGATGATGGACCTAGTGGAAGAGCTGATTGAATCGGTTGCCACGACTCTGCACGGCTCTACTCGTGTGCAGTGGGGGGAAGAAGAGATTTCGTTTGAACGGCCATGGCCGCGCATTCCGTTCTTTGAAGCAATCGAGAAAAAAACCGGACATAATCTGTATCAACAAAGCCGGGACACGATTTTAGAGGTGGCCGACTCTCTGGATATAGAAACCTCATCCTCAATGGGGATTGGTAAATTGCTGGACGAAATTTTTGGTGCTGCGGTTGAACCTGATCTGATTCAACCTGCATTCATTACGGATTATCCACTTGAGTTAAGCCCCCTTGCCAAGCGGCACCGGAGCCAGGAGGGCTTGGTCGAGCGATTTGAAATGTTCGCAGGTGGGAAAGAGTTGTGTAACGCGTTCAGCGAACTCAACGACCCAGACGACCAGCGAAGGCGTTTTGAAGAGCAGCTTCGTCTTCGAAAAGGAGGAGACCTCGAGGCAATGCAAATGGACCATGATTACCTACGTGCGCTTGAATATGGTATGCCCCCCAATGCCGGATTGGGTGTGGGGGTTGACCGACTGGCCATGTTGATGACCAATCAAAGGAGTATCCGTGACGTGATCTTGTTTCCGCTGATGCGCCCCGACTAA
- a CDS encoding peptidylprolyl isomerase: MMTTSSCQTQTVNGLPSTNFFEISTSMGTMVIELYDDTPVHRDNFKKLANEGFFDGTTFHRVIGGFMIQGGDPNSKDDDPTNDGSGGPGYTLPAEILPGRYHKRGALATARSGDNMNPERESNGSQFYIVHGSIYPEEFLDQLQSRAQQMIPDSTFEYSAEARATYMNEGGAPMLDGMYTVFGELVEGYEVLDRITRVLTPNRAGQRGSPMGDMPMVEVKMEVRPLPGYDR; encoded by the coding sequence ATGATGACTACCAGCAGCTGTCAGACGCAGACCGTTAATGGACTGCCCTCGACCAATTTCTTCGAGATCTCCACTTCCATGGGGACAATGGTGATTGAGCTCTATGATGATACTCCAGTTCACAGGGATAACTTCAAAAAGCTCGCGAACGAGGGATTCTTTGACGGAACCACGTTCCACCGCGTGATTGGCGGATTCATGATCCAGGGAGGGGATCCAAATTCGAAGGATGACGATCCCACGAATGATGGGTCGGGGGGGCCCGGCTATACTCTTCCTGCAGAGATCCTTCCAGGGCGTTACCATAAGCGAGGTGCACTTGCAACTGCACGGTCGGGGGATAATATGAACCCGGAGCGAGAGTCCAATGGGAGTCAGTTTTATATTGTTCACGGCAGTATTTATCCCGAAGAATTCCTGGACCAATTGCAGAGTCGAGCACAGCAGATGATTCCAGACTCAACATTTGAATACTCTGCCGAGGCTAGAGCAACCTACATGAATGAGGGAGGTGCGCCCATGCTTGATGGCATGTATACGGTTTTTGGCGAGTTGGTTGAGGGCTACGAAGTGCTGGATCGAATCACGCGAGTGCTGACTCCGAATCGAGCTGGCCAGCGAGGTAGCCCTATGGGTGACATGCCCATGGTAGAGGTTAAAATGGAGGTTCGTCCGTTGCCCGGTTATGACAGATAG
- a CDS encoding choice-of-anchor B family protein, with protein MNRTLLLLCTGLLIASSAEAQSFGGTIAVTDHHVFVGETGNVAFPGEVYIYTLGDLAAEPVILSVNQELERFGRAIAAHGETLFVGASDADESRGTVYVFRYNSAREQIDRPEEVPEWLDADAWFRQNSAWEPIARLTASDATPGDRFGDFIALDEKKILVGAPGRMESAGAVYVITENADGSFSETATLTASDAGGGDGFGATLAIEKNLAIVGAPTKSENRGAVYAFLHGSEGWTQVGKLAPDFLTERSRMGGSVVIHQGRVYAGAPMQERGQGIVLEYEWDPESTQLRMRDQLQSFDQQRSSQFGAALAASGNEIWIGAHRSNRGRGIVHRFISDENGWVGAMKLLPDESIGRAAFGSRIVVRGDVAVIGAVRMDSRAGGAILLKREENGDWVTKATLVNKVKGHEAITGGEIRCTEGMVSRWPCKDVDMTAFLPLPEMGGGRGSRLNDIWGWTDPNTSQEYALVGRNDGTSFVDVTDPEYPRYVGDLPMTDGSVANVWRDIKVYADHAFIVADGAGQHGVQIFDLAQLREVEGQPVTFNETALYTGIASAHNIVINEETGFGFVVGASGGGETCGGGLHMLDLREPANVTFAGCFADPNTGRRKTGYSHDAQCVIYSGPDLTYSGKEICLGSNETALSIADVTDKENPVTISMAVYPKVAYAHQGWLTEDHRYFYMNDEGDEPQGLVEGTRTLVWDVSDLDDPVLVSEYVASTPDTDHNLYIKGNLMYQSNYGAGLRILDITNPETPMEIGFFEPGPGSTSWSNYPYFKSGTLIVTSGSEGLFVLKKRNLDI; from the coding sequence ATGAACCGCACTCTACTTCTGTTATGTACCGGCTTGTTGATTGCTTCTTCCGCTGAAGCTCAGTCTTTTGGTGGCACAATCGCGGTGACTGATCATCACGTATTCGTTGGAGAAACGGGAAATGTAGCTTTCCCTGGGGAAGTATATATCTATACTCTTGGTGACCTTGCAGCTGAACCCGTTATCCTGTCTGTAAATCAGGAACTGGAACGATTTGGCCGAGCAATTGCAGCTCATGGTGAGACGTTATTCGTCGGAGCCAGCGATGCAGATGAGAGCCGGGGAACCGTCTATGTGTTCCGCTACAACAGCGCCCGGGAACAGATTGACAGGCCCGAAGAAGTGCCGGAATGGCTGGATGCCGACGCTTGGTTTCGCCAAAACAGCGCTTGGGAACCGATTGCCCGTCTTACTGCATCCGATGCGACCCCCGGTGATCGGTTTGGAGACTTCATTGCACTGGACGAAAAGAAAATCCTGGTTGGCGCACCTGGCCGTATGGAGTCAGCCGGGGCGGTTTATGTGATTACAGAAAATGCTGATGGCTCATTCTCGGAAACTGCTACCCTGACCGCTAGTGATGCCGGAGGCGGAGACGGTTTTGGAGCTACCTTGGCCATCGAAAAGAATCTGGCTATTGTCGGTGCACCGACAAAATCTGAAAATAGGGGAGCCGTCTACGCGTTCCTGCATGGATCAGAAGGCTGGACCCAGGTCGGTAAACTGGCACCGGATTTTCTAACAGAGCGAAGCAGGATGGGAGGCTCGGTAGTAATCCACCAAGGACGCGTGTACGCAGGAGCACCCATGCAGGAAAGAGGCCAGGGGATCGTTTTGGAGTATGAGTGGGATCCTGAGTCAACCCAATTGCGCATGCGGGATCAACTGCAATCCTTCGATCAACAACGCTCCTCTCAGTTCGGGGCTGCTCTGGCAGCCAGCGGCAATGAAATCTGGATCGGGGCTCATCGCAGCAATCGAGGTAGAGGGATTGTCCACCGATTCATCTCCGATGAAAATGGATGGGTCGGTGCTATGAAGCTGCTGCCGGATGAATCGATTGGCCGGGCAGCGTTCGGAAGCCGTATTGTTGTTCGGGGAGATGTTGCTGTCATAGGAGCTGTACGTATGGATTCCAGGGCCGGAGGAGCGATCCTCTTAAAGAGAGAAGAGAATGGTGACTGGGTGACAAAGGCGACCCTGGTCAATAAAGTGAAGGGACATGAAGCGATCACCGGAGGGGAAATCCGCTGCACCGAGGGTATGGTGTCCAGGTGGCCCTGCAAGGACGTAGATATGACTGCATTCCTACCCCTTCCAGAAATGGGAGGAGGCCGGGGTTCCAGGCTTAATGATATCTGGGGATGGACGGATCCTAATACCTCCCAGGAATATGCCTTAGTCGGACGCAACGATGGCACCTCTTTTGTGGATGTTACCGATCCTGAGTACCCACGCTACGTCGGGGATCTGCCCATGACAGACGGATCGGTCGCAAATGTATGGCGGGACATTAAAGTGTATGCTGATCATGCCTTTATCGTCGCAGATGGTGCTGGACAACATGGTGTGCAGATTTTTGATTTGGCGCAGTTGCGTGAAGTTGAAGGGCAGCCGGTGACGTTCAACGAAACCGCACTCTACACAGGTATTGCCAGTGCACATAATATTGTTATTAACGAAGAGACCGGGTTCGGCTTTGTTGTCGGTGCCAGCGGAGGCGGTGAGACCTGCGGTGGCGGCTTACACATGCTTGACCTGCGTGAACCAGCCAATGTGACGTTTGCAGGTTGCTTTGCTGATCCGAATACCGGAAGGCGCAAGACAGGCTACTCACATGATGCGCAATGCGTCATCTATTCCGGTCCGGACCTGACCTACAGTGGTAAAGAAATCTGTCTTGGATCCAATGAAACCGCACTCAGCATCGCAGACGTAACCGACAAGGAAAATCCGGTAACCATCTCTATGGCCGTTTATCCCAAAGTGGCTTATGCACATCAGGGTTGGCTAACCGAGGATCATCGGTACTTCTACATGAATGATGAAGGCGATGAGCCGCAGGGATTGGTTGAGGGGACTCGCACCTTGGTCTGGGACGTTTCGGATCTGGATGATCCGGTACTGGTCAGTGAATATGTTGCCAGTACTCCCGACACGGATCACAATCTCTATATCAAGGGCAATCTGATGTATCAATCAAATTACGGTGCCGGGCTACGGATTCTTGATATCACGAATCCCGAAACGCCCATGGAGATTGGCTTTTTTGAGCCTGGTCCCGGTTCCACCTCATGGAGTAATTATCCTTATTTCAAGAGCGGCACCCTGATCGTCACGAGCGGATCCGAGGGGCTCTTTGTTCTCAAGAAGCGCAATCTGGACATTTAG
- a CDS encoding dipeptide epimerase — protein MIIRGVETWTERLPLTRPYVIATREVSTVDLHFVRLESSLGVSGLGCAAPTAVTSENAEDCLGAMDAAAHDILKGRDPRLFRTLARQLQSECSQYPSAVAALDMALYDLLGRSMNVPVVAMLGSSMKPLPTSITIGILPLEETLKEAREYLARGFNCLKVKLGLDYDEDLERLRALRLVCPGSVHIRVDANQGYTIEQTRDLFREAHALDLELIEQPLARGAEEDMLKLSGEAQRLMAADESLHGPMDALQLTVNKPFGIWNIKLMKCAGITGALDIADLAALAGIDLMWGCMDESVISIAAALHTAYACPQTRYLDLDGSFDLSRDVARGGFALLNGSLHLLEEPGLGVTLAD, from the coding sequence ATGATCATTCGCGGTGTGGAGACTTGGACGGAGCGCCTTCCTTTGACCCGTCCCTATGTGATTGCGACACGAGAGGTCAGCACGGTTGATTTACATTTTGTTCGCCTAGAAAGCAGTCTCGGTGTTTCAGGTCTGGGATGTGCGGCCCCGACGGCGGTCACTTCCGAAAATGCAGAGGACTGCCTTGGGGCAATGGATGCCGCCGCACATGATATCTTGAAAGGACGGGACCCTAGACTGTTTCGGACATTGGCAAGGCAATTGCAATCGGAATGTTCGCAATACCCCTCCGCGGTGGCAGCCCTGGATATGGCACTCTATGATCTGTTGGGTCGAAGTATGAATGTTCCGGTAGTTGCCATGCTCGGTTCATCAATGAAGCCGCTCCCCACCTCAATTACGATCGGAATTCTCCCCTTGGAAGAAACGCTGAAGGAAGCCCGTGAGTATCTTGCACGTGGATTCAATTGCCTGAAGGTCAAGCTTGGGCTGGATTACGACGAGGATCTTGAACGTCTGCGGGCCCTGCGATTGGTATGTCCAGGGAGCGTCCATATCCGTGTTGATGCGAATCAGGGGTATACCATTGAACAGACTAGGGATCTCTTTCGTGAGGCACACGCATTGGACTTGGAACTCATCGAACAGCCTTTAGCCAGAGGGGCAGAGGAGGATATGCTCAAATTGTCAGGGGAGGCTCAACGTCTTATGGCAGCTGACGAAAGCTTACATGGTCCTATGGATGCTCTCCAACTGACGGTAAATAAGCCATTCGGGATTTGGAATATCAAGCTCATGAAATGCGCCGGCATCACAGGCGCCCTGGATATCGCAGATCTGGCAGCATTAGCAGGGATTGACCTGATGTGGGGTTGTATGGATGAGAGCGTAATCAGTATAGCGGCCGCCTTGCACACGGCTTATGCGTGTCCCCAGACACGGTACTTGGACCTTGATGGAAGTTTTGATCTTTCGAGGGATGTGGCACGAGGTGGATTCGCCCTGTTGAATGGATCCCTGCACCTTCTAGAGGAACCGGGGCTTGGCGTGACACTTGCCGACTAA
- a CDS encoding DUF1611 domain-containing protein, which produces MKESALILANGLFDSVFAKTTHGLLRGPSRYKILGVVDPDYTGQDAGYILDGRNRGIPFYSSVSEALVHQTPTHCIIGVATVGGVLPDALRVDLLTAASAGLQLVNGLHQLLSDDDELVSLAKGRIIDLRKPRPTSELQFWSGEILLVPAPRVAVLGMDCAIGKRTTAMILRDGLREQGVRSEVIYTGQTGWLQGLKYGFVFDATLNDFVSGELERAIVECYREERPEVILLEGQSALRNPAGPAGPELICSARAAGVVLQHAPARLHFEGFEDLDCRIPPLSEELEIIRLLGSEVWGISLFTRGLDDAQSLQIATELEAQHGIPVVRPLEEGGERLVHIIRQRLPS; this is translated from the coding sequence ATGAAGGAAAGTGCGCTTATACTTGCGAACGGGCTATTTGATAGCGTTTTCGCAAAAACGACACATGGCCTACTACGTGGTCCCAGCCGGTACAAGATTTTGGGAGTGGTGGACCCGGACTACACAGGCCAGGACGCAGGCTATATACTGGACGGTCGCAATCGTGGAATTCCCTTCTACAGTTCTGTTTCAGAGGCGTTGGTGCATCAGACTCCAACGCACTGCATAATCGGAGTCGCAACGGTTGGGGGGGTGCTTCCAGATGCGCTTCGCGTGGATTTATTGACAGCGGCATCTGCCGGCCTGCAGTTGGTGAATGGGCTTCATCAACTGCTTTCGGACGACGATGAACTTGTGAGTCTGGCCAAAGGAAGAATTATTGATTTGCGCAAACCTCGCCCTACGTCCGAGTTGCAATTCTGGTCTGGTGAAATTCTTCTCGTGCCCGCACCACGTGTCGCAGTTCTTGGAATGGATTGTGCGATCGGCAAGCGGACTACCGCAATGATCTTGCGAGATGGGCTTCGCGAGCAGGGCGTGCGCTCAGAGGTAATCTATACGGGGCAAACGGGTTGGTTACAGGGATTGAAGTACGGATTTGTTTTCGATGCAACTCTGAATGATTTTGTATCAGGAGAGTTGGAGCGTGCCATCGTGGAATGCTATCGGGAGGAAAGACCGGAGGTGATTCTCCTCGAGGGGCAGTCTGCTCTGCGGAATCCAGCCGGACCAGCTGGACCGGAGCTGATTTGCTCTGCACGGGCAGCGGGGGTCGTCCTACAACACGCTCCTGCACGTCTTCACTTTGAAGGTTTTGAAGACCTGGACTGCAGGATCCCCCCATTGTCAGAGGAGCTTGAAATCATCCGTCTTCTGGGCTCAGAGGTATGGGGGATTTCGCTGTTTACGCGTGGGCTTGATGATGCGCAATCTTTGCAGATTGCCACAGAGTTGGAAGCACAGCACGGGATTCCGGTGGTGAGGCCACTGGAAGAGGGGGGTGAGCGGCTGGTGCATATAATCCGGCAAAGGCTACCCTCATGA